From Antedon mediterranea chromosome 9, ecAntMedi1.1, whole genome shotgun sequence, a single genomic window includes:
- the LOC140058531 gene encoding ankyrin repeat and BTB/POZ domain-containing protein 1-like, which produces MGSKAELFLCCKAGDLYQVKYLLEKKEVDVNIRDTWDSTPLYYACLCGHLDVVRYLLDNGARCEAKTFDGERCIYGALTDEIRDVLKGYKAVNTGSRKRDEYQDFLLRALEGGLYEDIQFVIHDETYISHRCILATRCQYLAELLEGKWKHRNTIHIKHELVRPQAFQAILKYLYTGIFQIQLDCVEDALQFANKFQLKYLQQEIEEKLKTVYTFVHEKPGTDVNILCIETPNEFQSLKDDFQTLADMAMPALPNWMEMGLPFQSDLLPPFCDICFQVEESRFFCHKVFFCGRSDYFKGLLSNHFSELTEDDDCLVQKITLQGVSTQVFSTVVNYIYTNKVEISEDNSYEVLVTADMYLLSGLKRLCANEIGGHLTEGSVLTILRVAKMFNLVRLEDQCVEYMAKIVDKMVTNEDFAILVQEDAANVQEREEIDSIPIIDDMRHHISCNVQTTSAIADAQEKLNLLDKFLEQLDLIC; this is translated from the exons ATGGGGAGCAAGGCAGAACTGTTCTTATGCTGTAAAGCAGGAGACCTGTATCAAGTAAA ATACCTATTGGAGAAGAAAGAAGTTGATGTAAATATCCGTGATACTTGGGATAGTACTCCACT ATATTATGCTTGTTTGTGTGGACATTTGGATGTAGTTAGATATCTACTAGATAATG GAGCACGTTGTGAAGCAAAGACTTTTGACGGAGAACGATGCATATATGGCGCCCTCACTGATGAAATCAGAGACGTTCTGAAAGGATATAAGGCTGTTAACACTGGTAGTAGGAAGCGAGACGAGTACCAAGACTTCTTATTGAG GGCTTTAGAAGGCGGATTGTACGAAGATATTCAATTTGTTATTCATGATGAGACATACATTAGTCATCGTTGTATCCTAGCAACTCGCTGCCAATATTTAGCAGAATTACTTGAGGGAAAATGGAAGCATAGGAACACCATACACATCAAGCATGAACTG gtgAGACCTCAGGCCTTTCAAGCCATTCTGAAGTATCTGTATACAG gaATTTTTCAGATACAGCTGGATTGTGTGGAAGATGCCTTACAGTTTGCCAACAAGTTCCAGCTGAAATACCTTCAGCAAGAAATAGAAGAAAAGCTGAAAACTGTTTACACATTtg TTCATGAAAAACCAGGAACAGATGTGAACATTCTATGTATAGAAACGCCAAACGAATTTCAATCGTTAAAAGACGATTTCCAGACTTTGGCTGACATGGCGATGCCTGCATTACCAAATTGG ATGGAGATGGGTCTTCCGTTTCAGTCTGATCTGCTGCCACCATTCTGTGATATTTGTTTTCAAGTTGAAGAAAGCCGTTTTTTTTGTCATAAG GTGTTTTTCTGCGGTCGAAGCGATTACTTCAAAGGATTGCTATCCAATCATTTCAGTGAGTTGACAGAAGATGATGATTGTCTTGTACAAAAGATTACGCTACAAGGCGTCTCCACACAAGTGTTCTCCACGGTTGTCAACTATATTTACACAAACAAAGTGGAG ATTTCGGAGGACAACAGCTATGAAGTATTGGTAACTGCAGATATGTATCTGTTGTCTGGACTGAAGAGACTGTGTGCCAATGAGATTGGAGGTCATCTTACAGAGGGCAGTGTTCTGACAATACTTAGGGTTGCTAAGATGTTTAACTTAGTGCGACTTGAAGATCAATGTGTGGAATATATGGCAAAGATTGTGGACAAG ATGGTAACAAATGAAGATTTCGCAATACTAGTTCAAGAAGACGCTGCAAACGTTCAAGAAAGAGAAGAAATAGACTCAATTCCGATCATTGACGACATGCGCCACCACATCAGTTGCAACGTGCAGACGACAAGTGCAATAGCAGATGCTCAGGAGAAGTTGAATTTGTTAGATAAGTTCCTGGAGCAACTTGACCTCATTTGTTAa
- the LOC140058532 gene encoding m7GpppX diphosphatase-like: protein MSSVDAKEQATKKRKIDEETTQQELKSFDGFTITKILNENASNKSIFVLGKFSKDEKCKEEENAVVILEKTPFSEETVGNLLSSKMELSLQMQNDIYGMFTGYPDKLLNGVKTTVIYPATERHIQKYTAQNVNLICESYEDYVNITLPYLQSQKFSLQWVYNILNKTSEADRIIFEDEDENNGFVLLPDMKWDKKQLENLYLIAICHRKDVMSLRDLNEKHLPLLKNIQEKCRIAVKEKFNVGPSQLRMYVHYQPSYYHFHVHVTHLKFEAPGIQVGRAYLLSDVIENIEMVANYYQKKSMTFSLRENDGLLTKFKEAGKLLQ, encoded by the exons ATGAGTTCTGTAGACGCAAAAGAACAAGCTACAAAGAAACGAAAAATCGACGAAGAGACAACTCAGCAAGAATTAAAATCATTTGATGGATTCACAATTacaaaaattttaaatgaaaatgcttcaaataaaagtatttttgttCTGGGAAAGTTCTCAAAAGATGAGAAGTGTAAGGAGGAGGAGAATGCGGTAGTTATTCTAGAGAAAACACCGTTTTCAGAAGAGACTGTCGGCAATCTTCTTTCATCCAAGATGGAACTGTCTCTTCAAATGCAGAATGATATATATGGCATGTTTACCGGATACCCAGACAAATTGCTTAATG gtGTGAAAACAACAGTTATCTATCCTGCAACAGAGCGCCACATACAGAAGTACACCGCACAAAATGTGAACTTGATATGCGAGAGTTACGAGGACTACGTCAATATTACACTACCATATCTACAATCACAGAAATTTAGTCTACAG TGGGTTTACAATATTCTGAATAAGACATCAGAAGCTGATCGTATTATCTTTGAAGACGAGGATGAAAACAATGGATTTGTATTGTTACCAGACATGAAATGGGACAAGAAACAATTGGAGAATCTCTACCTCATTGCTATATGCCACAGGAAAGACGTCATGAGTCTCAGAGACTTAAATGAAAAACacttaccattattgaaaaatattcaaGAAAAATGTAGA ATTGCTGTTAAAGAAAAGTTCAACGTCGGACCTAGCCAGCTGCGAATGTACGTCCACTACCAGCCTTCGTATTATCATTTTCACGTGCATGTTACACACCTCAAGTTTGAAGCCCCCGGTATCCAAGTGGGACGAGCGTACCTGCTGTCAGACGTCATTGAGAATATTGAGATGGTTGCCAACTACTATCAGAAAAAATCAATGACTTTCTCTCTCCGGGAAAACGATGGccttttaacaaaatttaaagaaGCTGGGAAATTGTTACAATAA
- the LOC140058678 gene encoding zinc finger MYND domain-containing protein 10-like, which translates to MAQQGSQVVLLVEAEAYIESLQQFKIKDIGNLRWMKQHNHLEKLNMQAVRNASVNQDEFIKEILISHDKVSLVIYELLALELWKQKVWPIIAKMNFEPKHTFFLYMTLYHEAVLCNLLETTLFYKETCEAAGDSILDLVDYCYRKITALLSRQEEGEEFYQEEQDKTIETDSSLQHLMNQERKIGFEVGIKSVSIIRYITDHMSCLPLSVVTRLLNTHDIPCLLVSLVESPPWSTFNNGKHMKYIDGKWSEIAAAERLQLTKMDGQVWITVFNLLMTETCQQKYEFNSFNKATILKLRGHLSEVTIDQIPNLSDLQRYLETLAVMEPPPARTGLLLEQVPEIRDMLLSENEGKWGAIAKHQVKTAFNPPHEQLKEQAKIFAETYDVMLEDLIKEPPKCVMCGELATKRCSRCQNEWYCRRECQVKHWCKHKQVCDLLQKDKLKTAPTKS; encoded by the exons ATGGCTCAACAAGGTTCTCAAGTCGTCTTACTTGTCGAAGCTGAAGCATATATTGAATCTttacaacaatttaaaataaaagacatAGGAAATTTAAG atggaTGAAACAACATAATCATCTTGAAAAACTGAACATGCAAGCTGTCAGAAATGCTTCTGTAAATCAAGATGAATTTATCAAAGAAATTTTGATATCACATGATaag GTATCTCTAGTAATCTATGAATTGTTAGCTTTAGAATTATGGAAACAGAAGGTTTGGCCGATCATAGCAAAGATGAACTTTGAACCCAAACACACATTTTTTCTGTACATGACACTTTACCACGAAGCAGTCTTGTGTAACCTACTTGAGACGACGCTATTTTACAAG GAAACCTGTGAAGCAGCTGGAGACAGTATTCTGGACCTTGTTGATTATTGTTACCGCAAAATAACGGCACTTTTATCCAG GCAGGAAGAGGGAGAAGAATTTTATCAAGAAGAACAAGATAAAACCATTGAAACTGATTCTAGTTTACAA caTCTGATGAATCAAGAACGAAAAATAGGATTTGAAGTGGGAATCAAATCTGTGTCCATTATCAGATATATCACTGACCACATGTCATG CCTTCCATTAAGTGTTGTAACCAGACTGCTAAATACCCATGACATACCTTGTTTGTTAGTATCGTTAGTGGAGTCACCACCTTGGAGTACATTCAACAATG gTAAACATATGAAATACATTGATGGTAAATGGTCAGAGATAGCAGCAGCTGAAAGGCTACAACTTACAAAGATGGACGGACAAGTTTGGATAACAGTGTTCAACCTACTGATGACTGAAACATGCCAACAGAAATATGAATTCAATTCCTTTAATAAAGCAACTATTTTAAAg TTAAGAGGTCATTTATCAGAGGTCACCATTGATCAAATTCCGAATCTGAGTGACCTTCAACGATACTTAGAAACGTTAGCAGTGATGGAGCCACCACCAGCTCGCACTGGCCTTCTACTTGAGCAG GTTCCAGAAATACGTGATATGTTGTTGTCAGAAAATGAAGGCAAATGGGGTGCGATTGCTAAGCATCAAGTTAAGACTGCTTTCAACCCACCACATGAACAACTAAAAGAACAAGCAAAGAT ATTTGCAGAAACTTACGATGTTATGCTTGAAGACCTGATAAAAGAACCACCGAAATGTGTCATGTGCGGGGAACTTGCCACCAAAAGATGTTCACGTTGTCAGAATGAATGGTACTGCCGAAG AGAATGTCAAGTTAAGCATTGGTGTAAACACAAACAAGTCTGTGACTTACTCCAGAAAGATAAATTGAAAACTGCACCGACAAAATCGTAG